The DNA window AAAGGACCGAGTTTGTGCTGCTTTTCGCTGAAGCCATCGGCATAAGGGCCAAACGGAAAATCGAGAGGTTTTTTCTTCAGGTCGGTCCAATCCCTGTGCTGGTCTTTATGCGGCCGGGGTTGTGTATTGATAAAGGCAGATACGTTCCAGGCTTCTTCATCTGTTAGTTGCGGGCTTTGATAGGTTGCTCCGAAAGGCATGTTGTTTTTGACAAATCCGGCAAGGTTGGTTAAGCGGTACATCCCGGCACCATCATTATAACTATGCTTCCCCCATAGTGGCGGGTTGGCATAGGTCTTTTTATCTGCGTTCAAAAGGCCTTCACCATTGGAGCCGTGGCAGCTCTGGCATTTCATTACAAATACCTCTTTACCTTTTGCAGGGTCGGCCGCATGATCCATGAAAGCAATTTTTTCAGTTGCACTGCCAAATAGCTTCTGGCCTTTCTTTACACTCTTGCCGATCCATTTCATATAGGCCAATATGGATTGTACTTCTTTACCTGCGGTATCGGGCACCTTGCCCGCTAAACTGCGTTCAAAGCATTCTGCAATGCGTTCCGAAGCTGGTTCAACCTTGCCGCTTCGGCCGCTCATCTTGGGGTAGCTGCTGATGAACCCGGCATAATCGTTACCGAAAAGTTTCGTACCGCCTGCCAGGTGGCAATTCTGGCAATTCATCCCGTTGGTGATCATGGCTACACTTCCTTTAGGCCCGAAGTATTGGGCGGTATGCGCGATCAGCTCCCGGCCGTACCGAATGGCATCACCTGCTTTGCCTGCCGGAATGGTACTTTCGTCAGGAGCTTTCCAGGCATCAGCCGAAATAGACCGCGGCGTAGTACCGGCGGAGGATTCAGTGGACGGGATAGTAGTACTAACGGGCGCTGTTGCTTCTATTACCGCCGGGCTGTTTGACCCCATGTTTGACAGGGAAACGATGACAATAACCATACAGGCGACCGCGATACAACTGATGTAGATTGTATAACGTGACATTTTAATTATCGTTTTAACGAGCTCTTTTTCTAAATCCGGGTCTTCCATTGTTGCTGTCCTCTTTGATTGATATATCAAAGGTACAGTCAAAATAGCTGCTTGTGATATCGCAAAACGTGATGTTCAATAACCAAAAGTTATGATTGACGATATTAAATACTTGGTAAAAGATAATAAATCAATAAAGCACTAATAACCAAAATGGAGGCTGTCAGGAAAACGGATAATAAAAAAGATGGTTTATAAGCGTGATCCAGCAATTGCTTTTCAGTTGAACGGTAGCGGAAAAATGACAGTAATGCCATAGCGGCACCAATGGCGACCAACAAGATACCGATCTCAGAGGAATACCCTTTGGTTGGTAAAACCACTTTACCGGGTAAAATCAAAGCGAGCTGCCGGATGAACAGGCTGAATTTAACCACCACAAAGCCGAAACCCATTAAAGCAATGCTTGTCCTGATCCAGGCTAAAAAAGTCCGTTCATTAGCCAGATGGTCACCGGGGTTGGCAACTGGCTTATCAATGTTATTTTGAGTAGTCATATCCACACTTAAAGTTATACAACCTTCATTATTAAAATTTGTTCCGTCAGGAGACTGGTGCGATACAAGCACTTTGTTCAATAACCTCGAATTGCAACAATTAATTTGATGGGCTACCATGTATATATCTTACGGATTACCGAAATCTAACTCAACGCAGGTTAGAAGCTTTTTATGGCTTTTTAAATTCATAACCAAGCAGTTTGCTTTTGAGGCTTACCTCTATCTGAACCATCTCCTTTTTAAACAAACTTAATCTGGATTCCCCAAGTTTTTCTTCTATGATCTTTTCAGCGGCGCTAACCGCCTCATGAATCTGAGGCATGACTTTTTTACCATTTTCGGCCAGCGAAAAAAGATACTCGTTCCTGCATTCGGGATCTTCCGTAGCAAGCAGGTAACCTATGTCCAGCAGCTCTTTTAGCATTGGCATCAGACTTCTCCGGTCAACTTCCATAAAATCTACAAGTTGCCTTTGTTTCATGCACCCCGCGCTGCCGGAAATAAATAACATTGCCTCAGCCATATATTCTGTGTGCGGTGGCGGAAGGTGTAAAGCAAGCACTTTTACATATAGCTTGCTTAATCTTCTGAGATCTTTAGCAATCATAAATTAATTTTTTATAGTATACGAGCGATCATTTATGAAAATAAACCACAGCATCCGATAATAATCACCCGGCATAATGCGTCAGTAAAGCTGCCTACTGTATACGTGCTCAGGGACTTCGACAGAAGTGATTACTTCTAACGCTCCTGTCGCTTACAGCTAAAGTGCGATGTCAACTAAGTTTGACTGCATCTTAAAAAGTGTTTCATAAAAATGATCCAAATGCGTTTTGTCGACTTGCTTGTTGATCATATGATTTACTTGCTCTATAGCTTCCTGTATCTTGGGTACACTTTCTTTACCCCTGTTGGTCAGATAGATAAAATGAGCCCTCCGGTCCGCTACATTTTGTTCCGTATAAACAAAGCCGTTTTTGGTCATCCCTTCAATGAGCACCGCAATACGCGACTTATCTACCTGAAATAATTCAGCAAGCTCCTTGTGGGTTGGAGTATGCTGCGTGGAGGCCAATAAAAGGATGATCTCTGCGTAATGTTCGAGGCGAAGATCAGGCAGGACTTTAACGATGGCACGGCTGTATAGCCTGCTTAAACGACGCAGGCTTTTCGATAATAAAATTTGCATAATAAATTCTTTTAGACAAACAGATTGAAACTTGACCGGAATGGACAGTTTGTTAAACGCTTATTACTAAAAGAATCAAATACGAAGGGCGAGCCGGAAAGGGAAAGTGGCCGAAAGGTAATGTGGTATCGGGGTAGGTGGCCTTAGTTGCCTTCCTGTCCGGGGAATTAAAAACAAGATCAAAAACACTCCGGCCAGTTGAACAAATAGGCTCTGCATATTTTGATCTTTATTTAAAACAGACTTGTCCGTACGGTGCATCATACTGGATGCCTGAGCGCTGAAATTATCCGGTTTCCTTTTGAAGATAGAATTGTAGCGTACTTGCGACTTATTTGAAACCAAGTGATGGTTAGGTAGCAAAAGAATATGGGTAAGCACGATAAATAAGTACGCCGTAGTCAGCAACAGCACACTCATTTTTTTACGATCTGGTACCCTCATAAACAAATATAAGTAATTTGGTTTATTTAATTCAAATCGCAAGGCCAGTCTTGAAGTGTTCTATAACTTTGCATTACTTTTCAGGTAATGGGCTTCAAGCGTGCAAAGTCCTCCACTGTAAGAATACCAACAAATAAAATTCAATTGCAACAATAATTTTGCAAAAAAACCTTTATTGTTTTGAGATATTTGCATACCAATATTTAAAGGTGAAAAAAAAGCAGGCCACATTTCCCAGGAATATCTTAGTGCTCGCGCTTGTGTCGATGTATTTTTTCACAGCATCTACCCACATTTTTTTTATTCCCTGCCTGACCCAAGGTACGCACCATGCGGCACTTTCCCATAATTCTATTTTTAAAAGAAAGCTGGAATATCGTTCGGCTGCCGGCAACCAGCTGAGTTTTATTCAGCGGCCTGATAAATCGATCTTCGAAGAGCGTAAAGCGGTATCGGATTCCATCAAATCCTTTTTAAGCTTTTTTACTATCCTGGCGTTTATCCCGCTGGTCTGGAAGCTCAAGCCTAAGTTGGCTGCTGAATTGTCCGGCAATATTTATCCACCAATTCATTCGTATTTATCTCTTTGCATGATCAGGATCTGATCGATACCACTTCTGCAATAGTGCCGTACCAGGCCTGTTACGCAATTTACATGCTTTTGTTTAAGGTATTGCCGGTATAATCGGCACTCACCATTTATTTCATTTCCGAAAAATTAATATGCAAAGTTCAAAAAGACAGCTAATTGTCGTCATTTGCCTTTTTATTGCAGGGCATACTTACGCTCAGCAAACAAATCCGCCGGTCAAATTAAAAGACCTGTTAAACCGGGTAAACGAAAAAGCACCCTCGCTCCTCACGGACTCTGCTGCCATTACGATCAGGCAAGCCCAGGCTACAGAAATCCGCAGCAACTGGCTCCCCAATCTTAAACTGAATTACCAGGCGGATATAGGCAGCAATAATAATGATGCCGGGCCTTACTTTGGCTTTGGTATCATCCCCTCTAATTCACGCGGCGTGAGGACTGAAAGCAACACCAGCGCGGTATTGACCAATCTGGGCATTGCAGCCCTCGACTGGGAGGTGTATAATTTTGGAGCCTACGGCGCCCAAAACAAAGTTGCTAAATCAGATATAAATGTTGAACAGAACAAGTTCGCACAATCTAAATACCAGTTGCAGGCTTATACCATCGGCAGCTACCTGCAATTAATGCGCCTGCAAGATCTCCTTGCTATTCAAAACAGGAATATCCAGCGCAATGAGCAGATCAGGCGCTCCATTCAATCACTTGCCAAAAGCGGGATTCGTCCGGGTGTTGATACGAGTATCGCCGAAGCCGAGCTTTCCAAAGCACGACTGAATTATATCGAACTGGACAACCAGCTAAAAAGAGTTCAATTACAGCTATCAGCCATCAGCGGAATGCCCTATCAAAGCATCATCCCGGACACTGCCGCTGAAAGCCATATGATCGGCCAGGCAGTAGCACCTGGAATGCTGAGCGCAGACACGGCCAACAACCCTTTGATCAACTACTATAAGTCGATCTATCAGGGCAGCCTTGACCGCGAAGACCTTGTAAGGAAACAGTACAATCCGAAGATCTTGCTGGAAGCAGCCGTTTGGGGCCGTGGCTCCAGTATAGATGCCAATGATAATTTCAACAGCCTGTCTACCGGCTGGGGGTTCAACCGAAACAATTACCTGGTCGGGGTGGGTATTTCCTATAACCTGTTTGACATCCGGCGCAAACAGCTCAAACTCCGCACCCAAAAGGCAGCGACAGAGTATGCGCGAAAACAACTGGATGAACAAAGGAGTACGTTGGCGCTAAATGTAAACCAGGCAGATGTGGAACTGAATACCGCTAAGCAACGTTTACAGGAAATCCCGAACCAGTTGAAGGCCGCCAATGCCGGTTACAGACAAAAGCTATCCTTATATAAGAGTGGCTTGACGGATATTATTGAACTGAATGCCGCTTTAAATATTTTATACCGGGCGGAAACTGATTATGTACAAGCCAAATCTGCTTACACTAATGCTTTGTTCCAGAAAGCCGTGACAGGCAACCAAGTCAATTCAGTTTTAAACCTTTTAAATTAATTAACTATGTCAATGGTCACATCTGCACTCAAAAGGCCGATCACCGTGGTGGTGATCACCATGAGCCTTTTAATATTTGCAGTGCTTAGTGCAATAAAAATACCGATAGATATTTTTCCGCAGTTAAACCTGCCTACTATCTATGTTATTGAATCCTATGGGGGCATGTCGCCCCAGCAGATGGAGGGCTTTTTCTCCACTCGTCTGCAGGATCAGTTCCTGTATGTTAATGGTGTTAAAACCATTACCAGTAAGAATATTCAGGGTTTAACGATGCTGAAACTGAGCTTTTACGAAAACGTAAACATGGCCGAAGCCCAGGCGCAGGTTGCCTTACAGGTAAACCGTGCCATGAAGTTCTTTCCACCGGGTGCTTTGCCGCCCCAGGTGGTACGATATGATGCATCATCCCTGCCGGTCGGCCAGCTGGTCTTATCCGCTCCCGGCCGTAGCTTAAAGGAGATTTACGATATGGCCGCTACCCGTATCCGTCCGATGTTCGCCTCGGTGCCCGGCCTGTCCGCGCCGCCGCCATTTGGTGCCAACTCGCGGTCAATCACTGTTAGCGTAGATCCTAATAAAATGCGCAGTTATGACCTGACCCCTGACCAGGTGGTAGAGGCACTGGCTAAATTCAACGCTATGTCGCCTTCGGGTAACCTCCGTATTAATAATACTATGTTTACAACGACAATCAACTCCCTGGTGAAAAAGTCAGAAGAGTTTGGTGATATTCCTATAAAAACCAAAAACGGGGTCTCGGTTTTAGTAAAAGACGTCGCTCGCGTAGCGGATGCAGCTGACATTACGGTAGATTATGCATTGATCAACGGGAAACGCTCGGTTTATATCCCGGTGGTTAAAACCGCCGATGCCTCTACATGGTCGGTAGTTCAAAGCCTTAAAAGCAAGATTCCGGAAATGCAAAGCTTGCTGCCGGATGATGTGAAGATCTCCTACGAATTTGACCAGTCTATCTTCGTAATCAATGCCGTAAAAAGTTTAATAACTGAAGGCGGTTTAGGTGCCTTACTTACAGGTTTGATGGTATTACTGTTTCTGCGCGACTGGCGCAGCAGCCTGATCGTAGTGATCACGATCCCGGTGTCGATTTTATTAGGCGTGTTCCTGTTGGGAATGTTCGGTCAAACCATCAATATAATGACCTTGAGCGGGCTGGCACTGGCCATCGGTATCCTCGTCGACCAGGCGACGGTAACGATTGAGAACATTCACCAGCATTTGGAAATGGGAAAATCAAAAAAACTGGCTATCTATGATGCCTGTGAAGAGATAGCGTTTCCACTACTCCTCATTCTACTTTGCATCCTGGCTGTATTTGCTCCATCCTTCCTGATGAATGGCGTACCTAAGGCTATGTTCCTGCCCTTATCAATGTCCATCGGTTTGACGATGATCGTTTCTTATGTTTTGGCACAAACCCTGGTACCGATATTAAGCAATTGGCTGATCAAAGCTGAGCAGTACCAGCACTATGTGCATGGCAAACTCCACGCTCATGCAGGCGAATCTTTAAATAAAAAAGAAGAAGCACAGGTTAACAATCACCTGAAAGAAGAACAGGATCATCCTGAAGACAACGACTTTTTCGAAAAAGTCAAAATGCGGTTCATGGGAATCATTACACGGTGGATGCCGAATAAAAAACTGATCGTACCTATCTATATCGTGGCCGTTATCGTGCTGGCCGGTGTCGGGTTTGTGGTCATCGGGAAAGACATGATGCCGAAGCTGAATAACGGGCAATTCCTGATCCGTATCAAAGCGCCCGACGGTACCCGTTTGGAACGCACGGAAGATAAATTTAAAGAGGTCCTGAACATTATCGATAAAACGGTAGACCATCATATCGCTATCAGTTCGGGTTATGTGGGTATCGTACCCAGCAGCTACGGTACCAGTAACCTATACATTTTTAATACCGGTACGCATGAGGCGGTATTGCAGGTGAACCTGGATGAACATTACAAGGTGAATATGGATGAGCTGAAGGACGCGTTGCGGAAAAACATCTCCCATCAGTTACCCGATCTGCGCATCACCTTCGAGCCCATCGATATGACGGAAAAGATCATGAGCCAGGGCGCAGCTACACCTATCGAGATCCGCGTAGCCGGCAAAGACATGACGCAGATTGAGGCCTATGCCAATAAAGCCGTGGCCAAATTAAAGCAGATCAGTTACCTGCGGGATGTGCAGATAGTTCAGCCCCTGCGCATACCTGTTGTAGCCATTACGCTCGACCGCCAAAAGGTGTCGCAATTTGGATTGAACGTGACTGATATTGCGCGCTCCGTTACTGCCAGTACCTCCTCCAGCCGCTTTACAGAAAAGAACCAATGGCTGGATGAAAAGGCCGCCTATACCTACCAGGTGCAGGTACAGATACCCGAGTACGTGATGAATACGATGGATGAGCTAAAAGAGATCCCGCTGTTAAAGGGGCAAAGCACCCCGACACTTGCAGATGTGGCCAATTTCAAGGTGATCTATTCGCCGGGTGAATATGACCGCTCGGGTCCGCGCCGCTTTTTAACGGTAAGTGCCAATATCTATAAACAAGATCTGGGCACCGCTACTGCCGATGTACAAAAGGCGATGACCTCACTGGGCGCACCGCCAAAAGGCTTGGTCGCCGAATTGAAAGGCATGTCGAGCTTGCTGACCGAAACCATGGGTAGTTTGCAAAGCGGTTTAGCCTTCGCGGTACTGGTGATCTTCCTGCTGTTGGCAGCTAATTACCAGTCATTCAAGCTTTCTTTAACCGTCCTCTCTACTGTTCCGGCGGTAATATTAGGTTCACTGACCGCTTTATTGCTCACCGGTTCTACGCTTAACCTGCAATCCTACATGGGGATGATCATGTCTACGGGAGTGTCCGTGGCAAACGCGATCCTGATCGTAACGAATGGTGAAAAACTGCGC is part of the Mucilaginibacter terrenus genome and encodes:
- a CDS encoding YidH family protein, with amino-acid sequence MVAHQINCCNSRLLNKVLVSHQSPDGTNFNNEGCITLSVDMTTQNNIDKPVANPGDHLANERTFLAWIRTSIALMGFGFVVVKFSLFIRQLALILPGKVVLPTKGYSSEIGILLVAIGAAMALLSFFRYRSTEKQLLDHAYKPSFLLSVFLTASILVISALLIYYLLPSI
- a CDS encoding helix-turn-helix domain-containing protein; translation: MIAKDLRRLSKLYVKVLALHLPPPHTEYMAEAMLFISGSAGCMKQRQLVDFMEVDRRSLMPMLKELLDIGYLLATEDPECRNEYLFSLAENGKKVMPQIHEAVSAAEKIIEEKLGESRLSLFKKEMVQIEVSLKSKLLGYEFKKP
- a CDS encoding MarR family winged helix-turn-helix transcriptional regulator — encoded protein: MQILLSKSLRRLSRLYSRAIVKVLPDLRLEHYAEIILLLASTQHTPTHKELAELFQVDKSRIAVLIEGMTKNGFVYTEQNVADRRAHFIYLTNRGKESVPKIQEAIEQVNHMINKQVDKTHLDHFYETLFKMQSNLVDIAL
- a CDS encoding efflux RND transporter permease subunit; its protein translation is MVTSALKRPITVVVITMSLLIFAVLSAIKIPIDIFPQLNLPTIYVIESYGGMSPQQMEGFFSTRLQDQFLYVNGVKTITSKNIQGLTMLKLSFYENVNMAEAQAQVALQVNRAMKFFPPGALPPQVVRYDASSLPVGQLVLSAPGRSLKEIYDMAATRIRPMFASVPGLSAPPPFGANSRSITVSVDPNKMRSYDLTPDQVVEALAKFNAMSPSGNLRINNTMFTTTINSLVKKSEEFGDIPIKTKNGVSVLVKDVARVADAADITVDYALINGKRSVYIPVVKTADASTWSVVQSLKSKIPEMQSLLPDDVKISYEFDQSIFVINAVKSLITEGGLGALLTGLMVLLFLRDWRSSLIVVITIPVSILLGVFLLGMFGQTINIMTLSGLALAIGILVDQATVTIENIHQHLEMGKSKKLAIYDACEEIAFPLLLILLCILAVFAPSFLMNGVPKAMFLPLSMSIGLTMIVSYVLAQTLVPILSNWLIKAEQYQHYVHGKLHAHAGESLNKKEEAQVNNHLKEEQDHPEDNDFFEKVKMRFMGIITRWMPNKKLIVPIYIVAVIVLAGVGFVVIGKDMMPKLNNGQFLIRIKAPDGTRLERTEDKFKEVLNIIDKTVDHHIAISSGYVGIVPSSYGTSNLYIFNTGTHEAVLQVNLDEHYKVNMDELKDALRKNISHQLPDLRITFEPIDMTEKIMSQGAATPIEIRVAGKDMTQIEAYANKAVAKLKQISYLRDVQIVQPLRIPVVAITLDRQKVSQFGLNVTDIARSVTASTSSSRFTEKNQWLDEKAAYTYQVQVQIPEYVMNTMDELKEIPLLKGQSTPTLADVANFKVIYSPGEYDRSGPRRFLTVSANIYKQDLGTATADVQKAMTSLGAPPKGLVAELKGMSSLLTETMGSLQSGLAFAVLVIFLLLAANYQSFKLSLTVLSTVPAVILGSLTALLLTGSTLNLQSYMGMIMSTGVSVANAILIVTNGEKLRLEFRDATRASITSAAIRLRPILMTSFAMMAGMVPMASGMGEAGEQTAPLGRAVIGGLFASTLAALFILPLVFAWVQDKTTYESPSLMPEETTAIQTSTI
- a CDS encoding c-type cytochrome, which encodes MSRYTIYISCIAVACMVIVIVSLSNMGSNSPAVIEATAPVSTTIPSTESSAGTTPRSISADAWKAPDESTIPAGKAGDAIRYGRELIAHTAQYFGPKGSVAMITNGMNCQNCHLAGGTKLFGNDYAGFISSYPKMSGRSGKVEPASERIAECFERSLAGKVPDTAGKEVQSILAYMKWIGKSVKKGQKLFGSATEKIAFMDHAADPAKGKEVFVMKCQSCHGSNGEGLLNADKKTYANPPLWGKHSYNDGAGMYRLTNLAGFVKNNMPFGATYQSPQLTDEEAWNVSAFINTQPRPHKDQHRDWTDLKKKPLDFPFGPYADGFSEKQHKLGPFKPIKDAQKELTSKKS
- a CDS encoding TolC family protein translates to MQSSKRQLIVVICLFIAGHTYAQQTNPPVKLKDLLNRVNEKAPSLLTDSAAITIRQAQATEIRSNWLPNLKLNYQADIGSNNNDAGPYFGFGIIPSNSRGVRTESNTSAVLTNLGIAALDWEVYNFGAYGAQNKVAKSDINVEQNKFAQSKYQLQAYTIGSYLQLMRLQDLLAIQNRNIQRNEQIRRSIQSLAKSGIRPGVDTSIAEAELSKARLNYIELDNQLKRVQLQLSAISGMPYQSIIPDTAAESHMIGQAVAPGMLSADTANNPLINYYKSIYQGSLDREDLVRKQYNPKILLEAAVWGRGSSIDANDNFNSLSTGWGFNRNNYLVGVGISYNLFDIRRKQLKLRTQKAATEYARKQLDEQRSTLALNVNQADVELNTAKQRLQEIPNQLKAANAGYRQKLSLYKSGLTDIIELNAALNILYRAETDYVQAKSAYTNALFQKAVTGNQVNSVLNLLN